The following is a genomic window from Rana temporaria chromosome 7, aRanTem1.1, whole genome shotgun sequence.
ctgcggaaaacatccgcggtgacatggccgcgccgtcgccgcgacgacgacgcggcgacgtgcgcgaccctggaaggtagatacttccacgcatgcgtcaaatcatttcgacgcatgcgagggatggggatcggacggacttatccggtgagtctgtacagacgaccggataagtccgaaggacaggtttccagtggatagatttcttagcatgctaagaaatatttatccgcttgaaaaccggtcggctggacaaatgtccgccgaaaaatgtccgctaggccgtacacatgaccggatttgtctgctggaactgatccgcggataaatcccagtggacagatccggtcgtgtgtacggggccttagaaggaaAAAGGGTGCTGTATGTATGGAAGTTCAAACAGGTTTCCTTTTATATTGTTATAGATCACTCTGTCCACTAGccaatatttaaaatgtattacaaaatgataaaaacactTTCAGTGGAGtttaaattcaaattttaaaGACTGTGTTACATATTAAATCTTAGGAGACCTTTTTACCTTTCTTACAAAACAGCAGACTGTCGTGAGGGAACGCCAACATCTTATATAAGAATAAATCATTTGCCGGTACAAATGCCTACATGTACACCTGAGTGTACTGTACAGGCACAACGTACATGTTTTCCAGTTATTAAATCCTTAGATACATAAATTTAATTCTGTTCTACAGTGAGAAAtgtaagcaataaaaaaaagaataatatgaAAAATGTGACAGAGATTACGTCTTTCACTCTTGTGGGTCTATCAGACCATCCACTGACCATGAATGGACTTTTTGTGTTCTTCCTTCTCATCTATCTGATGACTCTTATCACAAaccttcttatttttttcttggtCCTCACTGACTACAATCTGCACAacccaatgtatttttttcttgccaaCTTGGCATTTCTGGACATGTCCTATTCATCAGTGACGGCACCAAGGATGCTCTTTGATTTGGTCACAAAAAGCCGATCAATATCCATTCCTGCCTGTATAGCCCAAGTCTTTTTCTACATCTCCCTTGCTATCTCAGAAACGCTCTTGCTCTCGGCTATGTCCTACGACCGCTACATTGCCATCTGTCACCCCCTACATTACACACTAATTATGTCTTGGAGGGTCTGTACTCGTATGGCCTCCCTGGTCTGGGTTGTAGGATGGTCTGTATCTTTGGTTCATACTTTATTTTTGCTCAGGTTGTCCTTTTGCAGAACATCTTCCATCCACAGCTTCTTCTGTGACCTTCCACACTTATATCAAATCACATGTACTGACACCTTCATAAACATGGTGGTCGTATTTGTAGCAGGCGGTGGTTTTGGATTAGGAGTCGTTCTTATGACCTTCCTTCCCTATGTCTATATTCTCAGGACCATCCTCAGAATCCGTAGCAAGACTGGAAAGAGGAAAGCCTTCTCCACCTGCACCTCACACCTCACCGTGGTATTCATATTTTATGGCTCCATAATTTTTATTTACTTGGTTCCATCTTCCATTAATATGTTCAATTTATACAAACTGTTTTCAGTCACATCTGCCCTGATTAACCCATTGCTGAATCCTCTGATCTACAGCCTGAGGAACAAAGATCTCATGGAGGCACTGCTGAGGTCTTATTATCACTTAAAGTTATTCCAGGCATCATTCTGAAAATATCATTGTGAACTTTGTGACACTGTGTCATCATGACACTTTTTGTATGTCTGTGCCATTTTCAGCTGACTAAAAATGTCAGTAATGAAATGTATAAAATGTCAGGTGCTTGTAGATTTACATACCCTTGCATGACCAGGAGTCATTGTAACCCGCAAACCAAATGTAGTAGTTTCCTTTGTTTATCCTCAAAATTACTATTTTGCCTACCATGATTCTTTTTACAAAGAGTTTAATGCATCTTTAATGTGTTTAACTGGCACAAAGCTGACAAAGgaaaaaagtatgaaaaaaatgTAGCTTTAGTTTGATTAATGAGCaacatttttttgcataaaataaTATTGCTCCCAATGTTACCTTTTGTATTATCAGCTCTAA
Proteins encoded in this region:
- the LOC120945718 gene encoding olfactory receptor 2A12-like, yielding MNGLFVFFLLIYLMTLITNLLIFFLVLTDYNLHNPMYFFLANLAFLDMSYSSVTAPRMLFDLVTKSRSISIPACIAQVFFYISLAISETLLLSAMSYDRYIAICHPLHYTLIMSWRVCTRMASLVWVVGWSVSLVHTLFLLRLSFCRTSSIHSFFCDLPHLYQITCTDTFINMVVVFVAGGGFGLGVVLMTFLPYVYILRTILRIRSKTGKRKAFSTCTSHLTVVFIFYGSIIFIYLVPSSINMFNLYKLFSVTSALINPLLNPLIYSLRNKDLMEALLRSYYHLKLFQASF